From the genome of Flavobacterium luteolum, one region includes:
- a CDS encoding sialate O-acetylesterase, whose protein sequence is MKKNIIFIFLLISVLANANIRMPLIFSDGMVLQRDKQIPIWGFAEANESIEIHFNKQIKKTIADKNGKWTVNLAAEKAGGPFELIIIGKNTITIKNVLVGEVWICSGQSNMEFQVFKTMNSEKEISSADYPMIRHFGVAQDLSGTPKDDLKQGKWEVANKENVGNFTAVGYYFARKLYSELKIPIGIINTSWGGTNVETWTSREAFENSPDFKAMIADVPTVDINAIFETYKKSVLDNLKKVQGFDVSMENEEQFKNPNFQDKNWPEIKVPSLWENQQIGNIDGIVWMRKTIVLTAEQAKKEAVLHLAKVDDEDKTYVNGVEVGTNNLWDAKRVYKIPANVLKEGTNVIAVRITDYSGGGGIYGDPADLKIDFKDSNVPLEGLWKFNVVKVRIEVSPNSYPSLLYNAMVNPLVPYAMQGVLWYQGEANVWRAAEYKKSFPLMINDWRSKFKQGNFPFYFVQLSTFDEFGGNSQKGSRWAELREAQSQTLKLPNTGMAVTTDIGNAKDIHPTNKQDIGLRLAAIALNNIYGKKQVHSGPTYKSQIIKGNEIILTFDNIGSGLSTPNNDELEGFEIAGSDKVFHSAKAIIKDNRIIVSSDKVQNPVAVHYGWADDDTAINLFNKEKFPASPFRTDNWEMLTANEKYKVSK, encoded by the coding sequence ATGAAAAAGAATATAATATTTATTTTTCTGTTAATTAGTGTTTTAGCTAATGCTAATATAAGAATGCCTTTAATATTCTCTGACGGAATGGTACTCCAAAGAGACAAACAAATTCCGATTTGGGGTTTTGCGGAGGCGAATGAAAGCATAGAAATTCATTTCAACAAACAAATCAAGAAAACAATAGCCGATAAAAACGGAAAATGGACGGTAAATTTGGCTGCTGAAAAAGCTGGTGGACCATTCGAATTAATTATTATCGGAAAAAATACAATCACAATCAAAAATGTTTTGGTTGGCGAAGTTTGGATTTGCAGTGGACAATCGAATATGGAATTTCAGGTTTTCAAAACCATGAATTCTGAAAAAGAAATCAGCAGTGCAGATTATCCAATGATTCGTCATTTTGGTGTTGCCCAAGATTTAAGCGGAACTCCAAAAGACGATTTAAAGCAAGGAAAATGGGAAGTAGCCAACAAAGAAAATGTTGGCAACTTTACTGCAGTTGGTTATTATTTCGCCAGAAAACTATATTCAGAATTAAAAATTCCAATCGGAATTATCAATACTTCTTGGGGCGGAACCAATGTGGAGACTTGGACAAGCCGTGAAGCTTTCGAAAACAGTCCCGATTTTAAAGCCATGATTGCCGATGTTCCAACAGTAGATATCAATGCCATTTTTGAAACGTATAAAAAGTCGGTTTTAGACAATCTTAAAAAAGTGCAAGGTTTTGATGTTTCGATGGAAAACGAAGAGCAATTTAAGAATCCAAATTTTCAAGACAAAAACTGGCCAGAAATAAAAGTGCCTTCACTTTGGGAAAACCAGCAAATTGGCAATATCGACGGAATTGTCTGGATGCGAAAAACGATTGTTTTAACCGCAGAACAAGCCAAAAAGGAAGCTGTTTTACATTTAGCAAAAGTCGATGACGAAGACAAAACGTATGTAAACGGAGTTGAAGTTGGAACAAACAATCTTTGGGATGCCAAAAGAGTCTACAAAATTCCGGCAAACGTTTTAAAAGAAGGAACAAACGTGATCGCAGTAAGAATTACAGATTACAGTGGCGGTGGCGGAATTTATGGCGATCCAGCAGATTTAAAAATCGATTTTAAAGATTCAAATGTACCGCTTGAAGGACTTTGGAAATTCAACGTTGTAAAAGTAAGAATCGAGGTTTCACCAAACAGTTATCCGTCATTATTGTACAATGCAATGGTAAATCCGTTAGTGCCTTATGCGATGCAAGGTGTTTTATGGTATCAAGGAGAAGCCAATGTTTGGAGAGCGGCAGAATACAAAAAGTCATTTCCATTGATGATAAACGATTGGAGAAGTAAATTCAAACAAGGAAATTTCCCTTTTTATTTCGTTCAATTATCCACTTTTGATGAATTCGGAGGAAACAGCCAAAAAGGAAGCCGTTGGGCAGAACTTCGCGAAGCACAATCTCAAACTTTAAAATTGCCAAATACTGGAATGGCTGTTACAACTGATATTGGAAATGCAAAAGACATTCATCCAACAAACAAACAAGACATTGGTTTGCGTTTGGCAGCGATTGCGCTGAATAACATTTACGGCAAAAAACAAGTTCACAGCGGACCAACTTATAAATCTCAAATAATAAAAGGAAACGAAATTATTCTTACTTTCGATAACATCGGCAGCGGATTGTCAACGCCAAATAACGATGAATTAGAAGGTTTCGAAATTGCAGGTTCAGACAAAGTTTTTCATTCCGCGAAAGCGATAATTAAAGACAACAGAATAATCGTTTCTAGCGATAAAGTTCAAAATCCAGTTGCAGTGCATTACGGTTGGGCAGATGACGACACAGCAATTAATCTTTTTAATAAAGAAAAATTCCCTGCATCGCCATTTAGAACGGATAATTGGGAAATGCTAACGGCGAATGAGAAGTATAAAGTGAGTAAATAA
- a CDS encoding cellulase family glycosylhydrolase translates to MKKTIKDYCLSFILCFAFLGVLACSSDKETTPENTIKSLTASTAKIDFDSKENTSDITINSEASSWTLASSANWVKVSQTTGVKGSVIVRITASANTENAARTASVTLSSNEAKTVTIAVLQTAATVATGLYPSYNTNPIAADASGMGSSAVELAAKIKLGWNIGNTLEATGGETAWGNPKVTKALIDAVKANGFNAVRIPCSWNQNLENAATAKIKTDWLNRVKEVVQYCVDNDMYVVVNIHWDGGWLENNITEAKKVENNAKQKAFWEQIATHLRGFDEHLLFASANEPAVEDATQMAVLTSYHQTFIDAVRSTGGKNATRVLVVQGPTTDIEKTNKLMTTLPVDKVTGRMMVEVHYYSPWNFAGLTKDETWGKMFYYWGSGFHSTTDTERNATWGEEADLEKNFKLMKTQFVDKGIPVLLGEFGAIRRTTLTGDALTLHLNSRAYYLKTVVKTAKANGLLPFYWDEGSLGNNGFGIMNRTNNTVFDTQALNALIDGLK, encoded by the coding sequence ATGAAAAAAACAATTAAAGATTACTGCTTGAGCTTTATTTTATGTTTTGCATTTTTAGGCGTTTTAGCTTGCAGTTCAGATAAAGAAACTACTCCAGAAAATACGATAAAATCATTAACGGCAAGCACAGCCAAAATTGATTTTGACAGCAAAGAAAACACTTCGGATATCACTATTAATTCAGAAGCTTCAAGCTGGACTTTGGCCAGTTCTGCAAACTGGGTAAAAGTGAGTCAGACAACAGGAGTAAAAGGAAGTGTTATTGTTAGAATAACAGCTTCAGCAAATACAGAAAATGCTGCTAGAACAGCTTCAGTCACTTTAAGTTCAAATGAGGCAAAAACGGTTACGATAGCAGTTTTACAGACTGCTGCAACAGTTGCTACAGGTTTATATCCAAGTTATAATACCAACCCAATTGCAGCTGATGCGTCAGGAATGGGAAGTTCTGCGGTTGAATTGGCAGCAAAAATTAAATTAGGCTGGAATATCGGAAATACGTTGGAAGCAACTGGAGGCGAAACCGCTTGGGGAAATCCAAAAGTGACTAAAGCCTTAATTGATGCCGTAAAAGCAAATGGTTTCAATGCGGTAAGAATTCCGTGTTCTTGGAATCAGAATTTAGAAAATGCTGCAACAGCTAAAATCAAAACTGATTGGTTAAACCGAGTGAAAGAAGTCGTACAATATTGTGTTGATAACGATATGTATGTTGTCGTAAACATTCACTGGGATGGTGGCTGGCTGGAAAATAATATTACAGAAGCTAAAAAAGTAGAAAACAATGCCAAACAGAAAGCGTTTTGGGAACAAATCGCAACACATTTAAGAGGTTTCGACGAACATTTACTTTTTGCAAGCGCCAACGAACCAGCGGTTGAAGATGCTACGCAAATGGCAGTTTTAACCTCTTATCACCAGACTTTTATCGATGCAGTTCGTTCTACAGGAGGAAAAAACGCCACTCGTGTTTTAGTCGTGCAAGGTCCAACGACAGACATTGAAAAAACGAACAAATTAATGACTACATTGCCAGTAGATAAAGTTACAGGCAGAATGATGGTTGAAGTGCATTACTATTCTCCATGGAATTTTGCTGGTTTAACCAAAGACGAAACTTGGGGCAAAATGTTCTATTATTGGGGATCAGGATTTCATTCTACAACCGATACAGAACGAAATGCAACTTGGGGAGAAGAAGCCGATTTAGAGAAGAACTTTAAACTGATGAAAACTCAATTTGTAGACAAAGGAATTCCAGTGTTATTGGGAGAATTTGGAGCCATCCGTAGAACAACTTTAACGGGAGATGCGCTGACTTTACATTTAAATTCAAGAGCGTATTATTTAAAAACGGTAGTAAAAACAGCAAAAGCAAACGGATTATTACCTTTTTATTGGGATGAAGGAAGCCTAGGAAACAACGGTTTCGGAATCATGAATAGAACCAATAATACGGTCTTCGATACACAAGCTTTAAACGCTTTAATAGACGGATTAAAATAA
- a CDS encoding glycoside hydrolase family 3 C-terminal domain-containing protein — MKNKMIFLSSALVFAFFTSCKNDAQTIASNSAQTEEYVGKEISTDHDAEIDKLISQMTLEEKIGMLHGNSMFANAGVKRLGIPELKMADGPLGVREEISRDNWAPAGWTNDFATYYPAGGALAATWNAEMAHTFGTSLGEELRARDKDMLLSPAINMVRTPLGGRTYEYMSEDPFLNKKIAVPLIVGLQEKDVMACVKHFAANNQETNRDFVDVQIDERTLREIYLPAFEASVKEAKAYSIMGAYNKFRGEYLCENDYMLNKILRDEWGFKGIVVSDWAAVHSTAKSLKNGLDIEMGTPKPFNEFFLADKLIAAVKSGEVSEKEIDLHVKRILRVLFQVKAMGGGERAKGSIATEAHYQDAYKIAAEAIVLLKNENNALPLKLDGVKSIAVIGNNATKKNALGGFGAGVKTKREVTPLDGLKNRLPSSIKINYAEGYLERYDKKNRGNLGNITANGPVTIDQLDPAKVQEAVDAAKNSDVAIVFAGSNRDYETEASDRRDLHLPFGQEELIKKVIEANPKTIVVMVAGAPFDINEVSKKSSALVWSWFNGSEGGNALADVILGKVNPSGKLPWTMPVALKDSPAHATNSFPGDKTVNYAEGILIGYRWFDTKNVAPLYPFGYGLSYTTFALDNAKANKDSYAQNDVIEVTVDVKNTGKVDGKEVVQLYTAKSDSKITRAAQELKGFKKAEVKAGSSAKVTIKVPVKELAYYDVAAKKWTVEPGKYTIKLGTSSRDIKKEIQVTVK; from the coding sequence ATGAAAAACAAAATGATATTCCTTTCATCAGCTCTAGTTTTTGCATTTTTTACTTCATGTAAAAATGATGCACAGACAATAGCTTCAAATTCGGCGCAGACCGAAGAATACGTTGGAAAAGAAATAAGTACAGACCATGATGCCGAAATCGACAAACTGATTTCGCAAATGACATTAGAAGAAAAAATCGGAATGCTTCACGGGAACAGTATGTTTGCCAATGCAGGTGTAAAACGTTTAGGAATTCCAGAATTAAAAATGGCCGATGGTCCATTGGGAGTTCGTGAAGAAATCTCAAGAGACAATTGGGCTCCAGCAGGATGGACAAACGATTTTGCTACTTACTACCCAGCAGGGGGCGCTTTGGCAGCAACTTGGAATGCAGAAATGGCGCATACTTTCGGAACCAGTTTAGGAGAAGAATTACGTGCAAGAGACAAAGACATGTTGCTTTCGCCAGCCATCAATATGGTAAGAACACCGCTTGGAGGAAGAACATACGAATACATGTCTGAAGATCCGTTCTTAAACAAAAAAATCGCCGTGCCTTTGATTGTTGGTTTACAAGAAAAAGATGTAATGGCGTGTGTAAAACACTTTGCAGCAAACAATCAGGAAACGAATCGTGATTTTGTAGATGTACAAATTGACGAGCGTACACTTCGCGAAATTTATCTTCCAGCTTTTGAAGCTTCGGTAAAAGAAGCAAAAGCCTACAGTATAATGGGCGCTTACAATAAATTCAGAGGCGAATATTTATGTGAGAACGATTATATGTTAAATAAAATCCTTCGTGACGAATGGGGATTCAAAGGAATTGTAGTTTCAGATTGGGCTGCGGTTCATTCTACAGCAAAATCTTTGAAAAACGGTTTAGATATTGAAATGGGAACACCAAAACCTTTCAATGAATTTTTCTTAGCCGATAAATTAATCGCTGCGGTTAAATCTGGAGAAGTTTCTGAAAAAGAAATTGATCTGCATGTAAAACGTATTTTAAGAGTTTTATTCCAAGTAAAAGCAATGGGCGGAGGCGAGCGTGCAAAAGGAAGTATCGCAACCGAAGCACATTATCAAGACGCTTACAAAATTGCTGCAGAAGCAATTGTATTATTGAAAAACGAAAACAATGCATTGCCATTAAAACTAGACGGAGTAAAATCTATCGCTGTAATTGGAAATAATGCAACTAAGAAAAATGCTCTTGGTGGATTTGGAGCTGGAGTAAAAACAAAAAGAGAAGTTACGCCTCTTGATGGTCTTAAAAACAGATTGCCTTCATCAATCAAAATCAATTATGCGGAAGGATATTTAGAGCGTTACGATAAAAAGAACAGAGGAAACTTAGGAAATATTACGGCTAATGGCCCTGTTACAATTGATCAATTAGATCCAGCAAAAGTTCAAGAAGCAGTTGATGCAGCTAAAAACTCAGATGTAGCAATTGTTTTTGCGGGTTCAAACCGTGATTACGAAACAGAAGCTTCGGATAGAAGAGATTTACATTTGCCTTTCGGACAAGAAGAATTAATCAAAAAAGTAATAGAAGCTAATCCAAAAACGATCGTTGTAATGGTGGCTGGTGCTCCTTTTGATATTAATGAAGTAAGCAAAAAATCTTCTGCTTTGGTTTGGAGCTGGTTCAATGGATCTGAAGGTGGAAATGCTTTGGCTGATGTTATTTTAGGAAAAGTAAATCCTTCAGGAAAATTACCTTGGACAATGCCAGTTGCATTAAAAGATTCTCCTGCACACGCTACAAACAGTTTCCCTGGAGACAAAACTGTAAATTATGCGGAAGGAATCTTAATTGGATATCGTTGGTTTGACACTAAAAACGTAGCGCCATTATATCCTTTTGGTTACGGATTATCATACACAACTTTTGCACTTGATAATGCAAAAGCAAATAAAGATTCGTACGCTCAAAACGACGTAATTGAAGTTACAGTTGACGTTAAAAACACAGGAAAGGTAGACGGTAAAGAAGTAGTACAATTATATACTGCAAAATCTGATTCTAAAATTACTCGTGCAGCACAAGAGTTAAAAGGATTCAAAAAAGCAGAAGTAAAAGCTGGAAGTTCAGCAAAAGTAACAATCAAAGTTCCAGTAAAAGAATTGGCATATTATGATGTTGCTGCTAAAAAATGGACAGTTGAGCCAGGAAAATATACTATTAAGTTAGGAACTTCTTCAAGAGATATTAAAAAAGAAATTCAGGTAACAGTTAAATAA
- a CDS encoding GH39 family glycosyl hydrolase: MKKLLILAGVLFSSIYSFGQNENRIIKVDFKKEAGKLNTMFKECIGAGRANEGLRADWQEQLALVKKECDFKYIRFHGLLSDDMAVYREDEKGNPEYNYQYVDVLFDYIVSLKMKPFVELGFMPNALASGKETIFWWKGNVTPPKDYKKWEDLVRNLTQHFKERYGDEEVKTWYFEVWNEPNLSPGFWSSTQQEYYKLYDYAARGVKEVNPAYKVGGPATAGSAWVAETIDFCAKNNVPMDFVSTHTYGVKHGYLDEFGTSGTILNQDEWSVSGEIINSRKLITESAKPNLELHYTEWSSSYTPADPIHDSYHSAAYILQKLKQVGNAANSMSYWVFTDIFEEAGPRFTPFHGGFGLLNTQGIKKPAYFSYYLLNKLGETELQNSDKASWISKNAKGDVQVLLWDFTNTHPGDKELNQTYYIKDLPSKEKGKVKIEVDGMQKGKYVLEIYKVGYKVNDAYADYLAMNKPSQLTREQVNSIKEKNNGAPISTEKITIDGKGTFSREFKINENDVVMLNLIKQ, from the coding sequence ATGAAAAAACTTTTAATACTAGCAGGAGTTTTATTTAGTTCAATCTATTCGTTTGGGCAAAATGAAAACCGAATCATAAAAGTTGATTTCAAAAAAGAAGCAGGAAAATTAAACACCATGTTCAAAGAATGCATCGGTGCTGGAAGAGCAAATGAAGGTCTTCGTGCCGACTGGCAGGAACAACTGGCATTGGTAAAAAAAGAATGCGATTTTAAATACATCCGTTTTCATGGTTTATTGTCTGATGACATGGCTGTTTATCGTGAAGATGAAAAAGGGAATCCAGAATATAATTACCAATATGTAGATGTTTTGTTTGATTATATTGTAAGTCTGAAAATGAAACCATTTGTAGAGTTAGGTTTTATGCCGAATGCATTAGCAAGCGGAAAAGAAACTATTTTTTGGTGGAAAGGGAACGTAACGCCTCCAAAAGATTATAAAAAATGGGAAGATTTAGTTCGAAATTTAACGCAGCATTTTAAAGAACGTTACGGAGACGAAGAAGTAAAAACATGGTATTTTGAAGTTTGGAATGAGCCAAATCTTTCACCAGGATTTTGGAGCAGCACACAGCAAGAATATTATAAATTATACGATTATGCAGCTCGCGGTGTAAAAGAGGTAAATCCAGCTTATAAAGTTGGTGGACCAGCAACGGCAGGTTCTGCTTGGGTTGCTGAAACAATTGATTTTTGTGCGAAGAATAATGTTCCGATGGATTTTGTTTCGACGCATACTTATGGAGTGAAACATGGTTATTTGGACGAATTTGGAACTTCGGGAACAATTTTAAATCAGGATGAATGGAGTGTAAGTGGTGAAATTATCAATTCTAGAAAATTGATTACAGAGTCGGCTAAACCGAATCTTGAATTGCATTACACAGAATGGAGTTCATCTTACACGCCGGCAGATCCAATTCACGACAGTTATCATTCTGCAGCTTATATTTTGCAGAAATTAAAACAAGTTGGAAACGCGGCAAACTCTATGTCATATTGGGTTTTTACGGATATTTTTGAAGAAGCGGGGCCAAGATTTACGCCTTTTCATGGCGGTTTCGGATTATTGAATACGCAGGGAATTAAAAAACCAGCCTATTTCTCTTATTATTTATTGAATAAATTGGGAGAAACAGAACTTCAAAATTCAGATAAAGCTTCTTGGATTTCCAAAAATGCAAAAGGTGATGTTCAGGTTTTATTGTGGGATTTTACCAATACACATCCTGGCGATAAAGAACTGAATCAAACGTATTATATAAAAGATCTTCCATCAAAAGAAAAAGGAAAAGTGAAAATTGAAGTGGATGGAATGCAGAAAGGAAAATATGTATTGGAAATTTACAAAGTGGGTTACAAAGTAAATGACGCTTACGCGGATTATCTGGCGATGAACAAACCAAGTCAGTTAACACGTGAGCAAGTCAATTCCATAAAAGAAAAAAATAATGGTGCTCCGATTTCCACAGAAAAAATTACAATTGACGGAAAAGGAACTTTCAGCAGAGAATTTAAAATCAATGAAAATGATGTTGTAATGCTGAATTTAATTAAACAATAA
- a CDS encoding glycoside hydrolase family 97 protein — protein MKNYLVLPAVLFSIAIGYSQKTKNAYELASPNGKNTIKFELVKNAPKYAVSHGKTEVISPSDMGFVLKGNEDLSSNFEIKGAKTSTFDETWEQVWGEKKNIRNHYNQLVVDLQQKTGNKRKLQIQFRAFDDGVAFRYVYPKQNVKDSIFIMDEKTTFNLKEDGKAWWIPANRENRDEYLFKDAPVSTLDTVLTPLTIESKSGLALSFHEANLNDFASMTLVNTKGTELKSDLVPWADGVKVRVKDSFTSSWRTLQIGENPGELITSYLVLNLNEPNKLKNINSYFKPYKYLGIWWGMHIGKYTFWESDKQGATTKHAEEYIDFTAKEGFHHLLIEGWNKGWTPGWYENRMHMFSFTKNADNFDLEKVVEYGKKHDVELIGYHETGSNLINYLKQVDEAFALYKKLGIHTVKIGHVGSKLNMKQMHFGQFGVNYFRYILEKAAQYDLAVLYHESIKDTGERRTYPNMVSREAARGQEYNAWSEGNPPNHLTIIPFTRLLSGPMDFTPGIFDVEVKQGYPGKRIQGTVGQQLALYVTIYAPIQMLADLPENYEGKPALQFLKDVPTDWEDTKILEGKIGEYITTARKDRNSADWYLGTLTNEKPRNVEVSLSFLDPNTTYEAQIYVDAEGTDQTHNPEAVAISKKTVKASDKLQLKLGGAGGGAVRFKKL, from the coding sequence ATGAAAAACTATCTAGTTCTCCCAGCCGTATTGTTTTCGATAGCAATAGGCTACAGTCAAAAAACGAAAAACGCTTACGAATTGGCATCGCCAAACGGAAAGAATACAATCAAATTTGAGCTGGTAAAAAATGCTCCAAAATATGCCGTTTCTCACGGAAAGACAGAAGTAATTTCTCCGTCTGATATGGGATTTGTATTGAAAGGAAACGAAGACTTAAGTTCAAACTTTGAGATTAAAGGAGCAAAAACTTCTACGTTTGACGAAACTTGGGAACAAGTTTGGGGAGAAAAGAAAAATATTAGAAATCATTATAATCAATTGGTTGTTGATTTACAACAAAAAACAGGCAATAAAAGAAAATTACAGATTCAGTTTCGTGCTTTCGATGACGGAGTGGCTTTTAGATATGTTTATCCGAAACAAAATGTAAAAGACAGTATTTTCATCATGGATGAAAAAACAACTTTCAATCTTAAAGAAGATGGAAAAGCGTGGTGGATTCCAGCAAACAGAGAAAACCGTGACGAGTATCTTTTCAAAGATGCGCCGGTTAGTACTTTGGATACGGTTTTGACTCCGTTAACAATTGAAAGCAAAAGCGGTTTAGCTTTAAGTTTTCACGAAGCAAACTTGAATGATTTCGCAAGTATGACTTTGGTTAATACTAAAGGAACAGAGCTAAAATCTGATTTAGTGCCGTGGGCCGATGGAGTAAAAGTTCGTGTAAAAGATTCATTTACTTCTTCTTGGAGAACACTTCAAATTGGAGAAAATCCAGGAGAATTGATTACTTCTTATTTGGTTTTAAACTTAAACGAACCAAACAAACTAAAGAACATAAACAGCTATTTCAAACCATACAAATATTTAGGAATTTGGTGGGGAATGCACATTGGGAAATATACTTTCTGGGAAAGCGACAAACAAGGTGCAACAACAAAACATGCCGAGGAATATATTGATTTTACAGCAAAAGAAGGTTTCCATCATTTATTGATCGAAGGATGGAATAAAGGTTGGACACCAGGTTGGTATGAAAACCGTATGCACATGTTTAGCTTCACAAAAAACGCAGACAATTTCGATTTAGAAAAAGTGGTTGAATATGGAAAAAAACATGATGTAGAATTAATTGGTTATCATGAAACTGGTTCGAACTTAATTAACTATTTAAAACAAGTTGACGAAGCTTTTGCTTTATACAAAAAACTAGGAATTCATACGGTGAAAATTGGTCATGTAGGTTCTAAATTGAATATGAAACAGATGCACTTCGGGCAGTTTGGAGTAAATTATTTCAGATACATTTTAGAAAAAGCAGCACAATATGATTTAGCGGTTTTATACCACGAATCGATAAAAGATACAGGAGAACGCAGAACGTATCCAAACATGGTTTCGAGAGAAGCAGCTCGCGGTCAAGAATATAACGCTTGGAGCGAAGGAAATCCACCAAACCACTTAACGATTATTCCGTTTACAAGATTACTTTCTGGACCAATGGATTTCACGCCTGGAATTTTTGATGTTGAGGTAAAACAAGGTTATCCAGGAAAAAGAATTCAGGGAACAGTTGGTCAGCAATTGGCATTGTATGTAACGATTTATGCACCAATTCAAATGTTGGCAGATCTTCCTGAAAATTACGAAGGAAAACCAGCTTTACAATTCTTAAAAGATGTTCCAACAGATTGGGAAGACACTAAAATCTTAGAAGGAAAAATTGGCGAATACATCACAACAGCAAGAAAAGACAGAAACAGCGCCGACTGGTATCTAGGAACTTTGACAAATGAGAAACCAAGAAATGTAGAAGTTTCATTATCATTCTTAGATCCAAATACAACTTATGAAGCACAGATTTATGTAGATGCAGAAGGAACAGATCAAACACACAATCCAGAAGCGGTAGCAATCTCTAAGAAAACTGTAAAAGCTTCAGACAAATTACAATTGAAATTAGGCGGAGCTGGAGGTGGAGCAGTGAGATTTAAAAAGCTATAA